The genomic stretch CCCTCCACGtccaccccaacccccaacacacacactcagaaGGAATGAGAACGGACACAGCTTCCCCTACGGTGGCCCCAAGCTCTGtgcgtgcctcagtctccctgaaAGCACAGGCACCACCACAGTTACCAAGTTTATTGGATCCATACTTTGGCAGGGGAGGGTAAGCTGTCCGGAGGGCTCAGAGCAGAACACAAAAGAGGCGCTTGTCGCGGAAGGGGTTCTCCGCAGCGGGTACTGGCGTCACCAGCGGGTCATCTTTGGCATGCGTCTCGCAGAAAGCCAGGAGTTCCGCTGCTGCCTGCGACACCTGCGAGCA from Pan paniscus chromosome 20, NHGRI_mPanPan1-v2.0_pri, whole genome shotgun sequence encodes the following:
- the GNG8 gene encoding guanine nucleotide-binding protein G(I)/G(S)/G(O) subunit gamma-8 isoform X2, with the translated sequence MSNNMAKIAEARKTVEQLKLEVNIDRMKVSQAAAELLAFCETHAKDDPLVTPVPAAENPFRDKRLFCVLL